The window GTATAATCGCAAAATTTGGCAAGGACGGAAGAATTATTTCAATGAATGATTTTGGACTGAAATTCTTTGGTTACAAAGAACAGGAATTAAAAGGGAAAAATTGGATTGATACAATATTGCCCAAAATAGAATCGAATGGCAAGAGTCTTGAAAATTTAGCCGCCGAAATAATAAATGATCCGGATAAATATTCTATTAGTATAAATGAAAACATAAAGAAAAATGGAGAACGGGTCTGGATATACTGGAATAACAAACCAATATATGATAAAGGAATTCTAGTTGGCATTCTTTCTGTGGGAACAGATATAACCGAAAGAAAGAAAGCTGAAGAAAATCTATATGAGGCAAACAAACAACTTGAAGAAGCCGATAGGCTGAAATCAATTTTTCTTTCGAGTATGAGCCATGAACTAAGAACCCCCTTAAACTCTATAATAGGTTTTACAGGTATCTTACTACAAGGTCTCGCTGGAGATCTAAATGATGAACAAAAGAAACAATTAGGAATCATTAAAAATAGTTCACAACATCTTTTAAGTTTAATAAACGATATATTGGACATTTCAAAAATTGAAGCTGGAAAAATTGAACTTGACTGTGAATACTTTGACTTGAATGAAGTGATGGATGAATTACTTCTAACATTTGACACAATGGCAAAGGATAAAAACCTAAAAATTGAAAAAACTATGCCGGAAAAAATTACTCTTTATAACGATAAGCGAAGATTTAAACAAATAATTATCAATCTTGTAAGCAATGCAATAAAATACACAAATGAGGGTAGTGTAAATATTACGATTAAAATCTTGGATATAAAAGAGCTTGAAATTAAAATTATTGATACAGGAGTTGGAATTAAAAAAGCGGACCTTAATAGAATATTTGAACCATTTCAGCAATTAGATGAAAAACTGACTAAAAAAGTCGAAGGCACAGGATTGGGATTGCATCTTGTAAAAAAATTGTTAACACTTATGAAAGGCACTATATCTTTAGAAAGTGAATATGGAAAAGGTAGCGTATTCACAATTAATCTGCCATTAAAAGTTAGAGAGGAATAATCATGGGGAAAATACTGATAATTGAAGACAATGAAAATAATCTTTATCTTACAAAATATATCTTAGAAAAAAATGGGCACTCTACTATTTTTGCTACTACAGGAAATGAAGGTGTAAAAAAAGCAATTGAAGAAAAGCCTGATCTTATTATCATGGATATACAGTTACCAGATATAAATGGACTTGAAGCAACAAAAAGAATAAGAGAATCTAATGTAGGAAATTCAATTCCCATTGTAGCTTTAACCTCATATGCAATGATGGGGGATAGAGATAAAGCACTTAAAGCAGGATGCACGGGATATATAGAGAAACCGATCGATCCTGAAAAATTTATTTATCAAATTATGGAATTCTTGAAATAATGGAGGACTAATAGTGGAAATACTTATTGTAGAAGATAATGAAGAAATTGCATATCTTCAAGAGAGAATCTTAACTGCAAATAACTATAGTGTTACTCGAGCTTCAAATGGCCAACAAGCTCTTGAGTTGCTGGCCAACAAAAAGTACGATATGATAATCTCTGATATCCTAATGCCAGTAATGGATGGCTTCCAGCTTTGTAAAACGTTGAAGAACGATACTAAAACTAAGGGAATACCTTTTGTTTTTTATTCGGCGAGCTATACCGAAAAAAAAGACAAAGAATTTGCATTGAAATTAGGTGCAGATATTTACGTAGAGACACCAATTGAACCTGATGAATTTATAAAAATAATTAATAACTATTTTGAAAAGTTGAAAGAAGGAAAAATAAAGCCAAGAGAGTATTTATTTGAAAAAGAAAATAATGTGGAAAAGATATACAGTGAACGCTTGGCAAGACAACTAGAGAAAAAGCTAGTGCTCTTGGAAAAAAAGATTGCTGAAAATAATGAACTAATGAAAAAAATAAAAGAAAGTGAAGAAAAATATAGATTGATTTTTGATAACACTGAGGACGTAGTTTGCCTTATGGATTTAAACGGAATTATAACCTTTATGAGTAAAAGTATTGAAATCCATACAGGTTATAAAGACGTTGAATTGATTGGTAAGAATATTAAGGATATTCTTTCGCCAAAATCATACAATGAAGCCAAGAAAAGGTAGAGCTTAGGCTTAATGGGATGAAGGGGGAACTTCCACGATATGAAATTGAAGTTATATCAAAAAACAACAAGTTACTCCCATTTGAGTTAAATACCTCTCCAATCTATGTTGATGGAAAACTATCTTCAATCTCGATAGTTGCAAGGGAGATTTCTGAAAGAAAAAAACTTGAGAAAGAGGTAGTATTGCTCCATAATGCCGTAGACCAAAGTCCGGCTATCGTTATTATAGCTGACAAGGATCGAAAGATTGAATATGTTAATCCGAAGTTTGTTGAAGTAACTGGTTTTAATTCATCTGAAGCTGTTGGAAAAAAAGTTTCTTTCTTAAGTGGTGAGACCTTCTCTGAAAACAAAGAAAAAGAATTATGGGGCACTATTTCTAAGGGTAAAGACTGGCAAGGAGAGTTCATGAAT of the Methanofastidiosum sp. genome contains:
- a CDS encoding response regulator produces the protein MGKILIIEDNENNLYLTKYILEKNGHSTIFATTGNEGVKKAIEEKPDLIIMDIQLPDINGLEATKRIRESNVGNSIPIVALTSYAMMGDRDKALKAGCTGYIEKPIDPEKFIYQIMEFLK
- a CDS encoding response regulator; translated protein: MEILIVEDNEEIAYLQERILTANNYSVTRASNGQQALELLANKKYDMIISDILMPVMDGFQLCKTLKNDTKTKGIPFVFYSASYTEKKDKEFALKLGADIYVETPIEPDEFIKIINNYFEKLKEGKIKPREYLFEKENNVEKIYSERLARQLEKKLVLLEKKIAENNELMKKIKESEEKYRLIFDNTEDVVCLMDLNGIITFMSKSIEIHTGYKDVELIGKNIKDILSPKSYNEAKKR